The genomic region CGATACGATTTGTCAAGATCGGGATAAACTGCGCGCCGTGTCAGGCGATCGCCGGTCCGCTTCTCGCGATCGCCGTGCAACTGCGATCGGATCTAATCGAGTTGGGCCGCGCAAATCGCCGCCCCGATCAAACCGACTTGCGGGTTGAGGACGACATGAATCGGAACTTTTTGCAACAGGGGACTCATCCGTCCTTTGTCGTGAAAGGCATTGAGAAAGCGATCGTCTTTTTCGATTAAGGGCAGGATTTTAGCGGCGATCCCTCCGGCGAGGTACAACCCGCCATAAGGGAGGAGTTTGAGGGCGAGGTTACCTGCTTCGGCGCCGTAGGCATCGACGAAGATTTGTAGGCTTTGCTGACACAGGGGATGACTTCCGTCTAGGGCTGCTTTGGAGATTTCTGCCGCCGGGAGGTCGCGATCGCCGATCGCCGTTCCGGTCGCACTGGCGGCGCGATCGCACAGGAACTGATAAATCGAGACGATCCCCTGACCGGAGACGACTCGTTCCACGGACACCCGAGGGAGGTGGTGGCGATCGCGCAAATATTGCTGTAACTCGAATTCTACGGGCGATCGCGGCGAAAAATCGGCGTGACCCCCTTCGGAGGCGTAAACGCGATCGCCCTCGTGATGGCGGATGAGAAAACCTTCCCCGAGTCCGGTTCCGGCGCCGATGGTGGCGATCGGGGCGTCTTCTAACGCTTCCCCAGCTTGCAAGGTGTGCAGGTCGTCCTCACTCAAGCCCAAAATCCCGTAACCGACGGCGGCGAAATCGTTAATCAGGGTAATCGAGGGGATCCCTAAATCCGCTTCCAAGCGTTCGACGCTTAAGGTCCATCCCAAATTGGTCAGTTTCGATTCGGTTCCGATTACGGGTCCGGCGATCGCGAAACAAGCTTTTGTCGGTTCGAGTTCGCGTCCTAATTCAGTTCGCGCCCCATCGAGAAATTGGCGCACCATCGGCACTAAATCGGGAAAATCGGCACTGGAATAGAGCGCTTCGTAAAGCTTGTCCGGTTTCCAGGTCTTGGGCGGGCGATCGGCAGTCGTTTCTACCAGCCGCAACAAGGTTTTCGTTCCGCCAATATCTCCAACTAATAGTAAGGTCATCTCTGCTCGTAAATTTTATCTTGGGCGATCGCCTGACGTGCTAGTTTTCCACCGCGATCGATCTTAGTTATAGCGGATGACGGTTTCCCGTTCGCTTAAATGGGAGCGATCGCCCCATAATTCTACTTCCCAAGTGCGTTCCCGCTTAACCAGTTTGTACAAACAGCATAAAGCCGCTTCTAACTCTTTTTCTGCCGCCTTCGGCTGCAATCCCACGACGCTACCGATCGCCGACGCCCCATGACCGACTAACAAAATATCTTCCCCGAATTCTGCCGCCAGTTGTTTCGCCGTTTTCCCACTGCGATCGATACAAGCATCGTCTACCTCGGGATAACTCGGCACCACTCGCGAGGTGTAGTCTCGATTAATTCGTGGGTATTTTTCTGCCAACGTTTCTAACGGTAACGTTTCCGGCATTGAGGGCATCCATTCGGGATTGAGCCACTCGCACAAGCCCCATTCTAAATGAATCGATAAATCCAACGATTCCGCCACCGCGTTCGCCGTTTGCACCGTTCGCAAAAATGGCGAAGCAAATATTTTTTTAATCCCTTCATTTTGCAAGCGCAACCCGAGTTCTCGGGCTTGCATCAAGCCATCGTCGGACAAGGGCGGATCGTAGGGGCGATCGGCTGTATTGAACCATTCCGGATTAACAAAATCGAGACGGTTCGCGTGTCTGGCAATCCAAACCGTTTGAGACATGAATAACTCCTTACATACAACGGCGATCGTGCTAGATTGACGAGTTTTTTTGGGGATATTTTTCAACTCTTGCCGTTCCTTAGCACAGGTTCAAACTTTACTATAAAGTGTTTTTCTCCCTCTCCGTTCAATGAATGTATTCTGGGTTACATAAAAAATTTAAATTTCAGATTATGTCATTTTATCCGATACATCATCATTCGATGAAATTTTTTGATTGAGATTTTTTGATTGAAATCTTTAATGAAAGATACCCGGTTATCCTTCATCAAATATCCCCTAAATATTTACCCCATCAAAACATCTAAAACCTCCGTAGGGATACGGCATTGCCGTATCCTCTATATTCCTATATTGCTTTTGTCAATGGCCGATCTTCATCTTATTTCAAAGATAGGCAAACCATTGACTAAGTTCGAGCCTCAAGCAATTCTGGGGCTAAAACTTGATTGAGTTTGCCACTGCGATATCCTTCCAAATCCAAAGTGACATAAACAAAGCCAAATTCTTGAAACGCCGAGACTAAATCGGGTAACTCCGTGGCTAATACGAATTCCTTAATTTGTTCCGGCAATAATTCAATTTTGGCGGTGTCTCCTTCCGATCGCACCCGCAAATTTTTCCACCCCAACTCGCGCAAATACCGTTCGGCGCGTCCGACACGCTGCAACTTCGCAACGGTAATTTCTTCGCCGTAGGGGAAGCGCGAACTCAAACAGGGTTGGGCGGGTTTGTCCCACCAGGGTAAAGCGAGGTGGCGGGCGATTTGGCGGACTTCCGCCTTGCTAATTCCCACTTCCGCCAAAGGCGATCGCGCCCCGCGTTCTTTCGCCGCCTGGATTCCGGGACGGTAATCGTGCAAGTCATCCGCATTTACCCCATCGACTACATAGGGATAACCTCTAGAAAGGGCAAGGGGTTTGAGGGTGTCGTGAAGTTCGCTTTTGCAGAAATAACACCGATTGACCGGATTGGAGGTGTAGTTGGGATTCGCCATTTCGTGGGTCTGGACCTCTTCATGAGGGATCCCGATCGCCGCCGCTTGAACCCGCGCATCTTCGAGGTCTTCCGGAAGTAGGGACGGAGACACCGCCGTCACCGCCAAAGCGCGATCGCCGAGGACATCCCACGCGACTTTCGCGACTAAAGTGCTGTCAATCCCTCCAGAATAGGCAATTAAGGCGCGATCCATTTCGGAAAACAAGGCTTGCAGTCGTTCGAGTTTGGCGTCAATTGTCATGGTTGAATCAGTTAGAAAATGAGATAATCTTTCCAAGAATTGCCAATTTTTCGATCGGCTATTGAATATTGTAACGATTTTGCAAAGGCGATCGCTCAAAACTCGCGGCGGGCAAAAATTAAGTTGGCGATCGCCAAAAGCAAAACAATGTAAATCAAGGCATATCCCGCATTGAGCAGTAACGTCATCAGATCCGGCAAAACGCCGTACACTGCATCATTTTTTAAATCCAATCGGGATAAATTGGGGATAATGAAATAAATTCCTTTCGTAATCGCTTCTAGGGACGGACTTTGACTCAATTCTCCGGCTTTGAGAATATCCGCACTCAAATGTCCGATGACATAAATCCCAAAAGTTAGTAAAGTTGCCAGTAACGAACTGGTCAATACCCCAAAAAGGATCGCCACTGCGGTTAGCAAAGACAATTCTAGAAAAAGATAAAGCATCGCCACTAACAAACTCCCGAAGGGGAAGCGAATATCGTTGATAGCTAACAGGATGAAATAAAATAGGGTAGTCGAACTAATTAAGACCGCCAAAACCCCAGAAAGCCCCAAATGCTTGCCGACAATTAATTCGGCGCGACCGATCGGTTTTGACAGCAAAACCAAAACTGTTCGCCGTTCGATCTCTTTATTAATTAATCCCGTTCCTACAAAAGCAGTGACGATCAGTCCGAGAATGCCGATCGCCGCAATCCCGATATCGACGATCATTTTATTATGGGTTTGGGCTGCTAATTCTGGCAACAGGCGAATTATCCCGGCGAGAAATAAAACAAATAAGCCAATTAAGTACAAAACGCGGTCGCGAATAACCTCAGAAAATACATTGTTGGCGATCGCAAAAATTCTTGCAAAATTCACAAGATCCTCCTCCTCATGATCTG from Oxynema aestuarii AP17 harbors:
- a CDS encoding ABC transporter permease, translated to MNFARIFAIANNVFSEVIRDRVLYLIGLFVLFLAGIIRLLPELAAQTHNKMIVDIGIAAIGILGLIVTAFVGTGLINKEIERRTVLVLLSKPIGRAELIVGKHLGLSGVLAVLISSTTLFYFILLAINDIRFPFGSLLVAMLYLFLELSLLTAVAILFGVLTSSLLATLLTFGIYVIGHLSADILKAGELSQSPSLEAITKGIYFIIPNLSRLDLKNDAVYGVLPDLMTLLLNAGYALIYIVLLLAIANLIFARREF
- the larE gene encoding ATP-dependent sacrificial sulfur transferase LarE, encoding MTIDAKLERLQALFSEMDRALIAYSGGIDSTLVAKVAWDVLGDRALAVTAVSPSLLPEDLEDARVQAAAIGIPHEEVQTHEMANPNYTSNPVNRCYFCKSELHDTLKPLALSRGYPYVVDGVNADDLHDYRPGIQAAKERGARSPLAEVGISKAEVRQIARHLALPWWDKPAQPCLSSRFPYGEEITVAKLQRVGRAERYLRELGWKNLRVRSEGDTAKIELLPEQIKEFVLATELPDLVSAFQEFGFVYVTLDLEGYRSGKLNQVLAPELLEART
- a CDS encoding histidine phosphatase family protein; this translates as MSQTVWIARHANRLDFVNPEWFNTADRPYDPPLSDDGLMQARELGLRLQNEGIKKIFASPFLRTVQTANAVAESLDLSIHLEWGLCEWLNPEWMPSMPETLPLETLAEKYPRINRDYTSRVVPSYPEVDDACIDRSGKTAKQLAAEFGEDILLVGHGASAIGSVVGLQPKAAEKELEAALCCLYKLVKRERTWEVELWGDRSHLSERETVIRYN
- a CDS encoding glucokinase, which produces MTLLLVGDIGGTKTLLRLVETTADRPPKTWKPDKLYEALYSSADFPDLVPMVRQFLDGARTELGRELEPTKACFAIAGPVIGTESKLTNLGWTLSVERLEADLGIPSITLINDFAAVGYGILGLSEDDLHTLQAGEALEDAPIATIGAGTGLGEGFLIRHHEGDRVYASEGGHADFSPRSPVEFELQQYLRDRHHLPRVSVERVVSGQGIVSIYQFLCDRAASATGTAIGDRDLPAAEISKAALDGSHPLCQQSLQIFVDAYGAEAGNLALKLLPYGGLYLAGGIAAKILPLIEKDDRFLNAFHDKGRMSPLLQKVPIHVVLNPQVGLIGAAICAAQLD